The following are encoded in a window of Sutcliffiella horikoshii genomic DNA:
- a CDS encoding transglutaminase TgpA family protein, giving the protein MAKSNPYQRNVYAFLMHVFGFILLLEWILPLRDVTDTANLYVFVVFLLISFSLSFLQILPILSFFVHFGFMFYFIHILYMDGRFLSKDWLAYLWNDIKYNANVIWAQDWVAMTGLFRSILLFVLLWLVSYLVIYWILYRKQMLLFVIFTITYVAILDTFTPYQGNEAIMRLIVVGLSIVGFVHLERLKEREGVYRSGKLLIGWGIPLIIFILLSATAGYFSPKAAPIWPDPVPFLKAIGNGDGPGTGGGVRKIGYGENDSRLGGPFVPDDSVVFQAELTRTHYWRVETKDIYTGKGWDSTEGERAELDGGQNDQVAWMSDEVPTDAYSATLTMEKTYPHINYPLGLNEIQVEEEAVSFSLDESTEKIRTLDEDGDPIELEEYQMNYDFPRYYIEALKGAQPGTGEESNEEFVERYTQLPDSLPDRVVGLAEEITGSFNSRFDKVNAVERYFRNNDFVYETTEVAVPTGDEDYVDQFLFETMQGYCDNFSTSMVALLRAVDIPARWVKGYTQGEFVDVTDRSTRLFEVTNNNAHSWVEVYYPEVGWVTYEPTSGFSNPYSFVYQSVEENTGETTEEDDSIEQPEQPETDESNIPELDPGEDEESAGATGSNDGTWNFADISWKPVALFVASLVAAGALLFFGRNKWIPYFYILRYKGKRDEGTFNKAYPALLRQLHAVGLTRKDCQTLREYAKYIDDHFSTGDMQSLTARYERVLYRGDSSEQEWEKSVELWENLIKKTSS; this is encoded by the coding sequence ATGGCAAAATCCAACCCATATCAGCGGAACGTTTATGCTTTTCTCATGCATGTGTTCGGATTTATTCTGCTTTTAGAATGGATCTTGCCACTGAGGGATGTGACGGATACCGCGAATTTGTATGTGTTTGTCGTATTCCTTCTAATTTCTTTCTCACTGTCCTTTTTGCAAATACTCCCGATCTTAAGCTTTTTCGTTCATTTCGGGTTTATGTTTTATTTTATTCATATCCTCTATATGGACGGCAGGTTTCTGAGTAAAGACTGGTTAGCGTACCTTTGGAATGATATCAAATATAATGCGAATGTCATTTGGGCACAAGACTGGGTCGCGATGACAGGGTTGTTCCGGAGTATCCTACTGTTTGTTCTTCTATGGCTTGTGAGTTATCTAGTGATCTACTGGATCTTGTACCGCAAACAAATGTTGCTATTCGTTATTTTTACGATCACTTATGTTGCGATCCTTGATACTTTTACGCCGTATCAAGGGAATGAAGCGATTATGCGGTTGATTGTGGTGGGACTTTCCATTGTTGGATTTGTCCATCTGGAACGTTTGAAAGAACGGGAAGGTGTATATAGAAGTGGAAAGCTCCTCATCGGCTGGGGTATTCCGTTGATTATCTTCATTCTTCTTTCCGCTACAGCGGGCTACTTCTCTCCTAAAGCAGCCCCTATTTGGCCAGACCCTGTGCCTTTCTTGAAGGCTATTGGTAATGGAGATGGTCCGGGAACAGGTGGCGGAGTGCGTAAGATAGGATATGGCGAAAACGATTCCCGCCTTGGTGGCCCGTTTGTTCCTGATGATAGCGTCGTGTTCCAAGCTGAACTTACGCGCACCCATTATTGGCGTGTCGAGACGAAAGATATCTATACAGGAAAAGGTTGGGACTCAACAGAAGGAGAACGCGCGGAACTTGACGGGGGACAGAATGATCAGGTCGCTTGGATGAGTGACGAAGTTCCGACAGACGCTTATTCCGCAACGTTGACAATGGAAAAAACCTATCCTCATATTAATTATCCGCTGGGATTAAATGAAATCCAAGTGGAAGAAGAGGCTGTCAGTTTTAGCCTTGATGAGAGTACGGAGAAAATTCGTACACTGGACGAAGACGGAGATCCGATAGAACTAGAAGAATACCAAATGAACTATGATTTTCCAAGGTATTATATAGAAGCATTAAAAGGAGCGCAGCCTGGAACGGGAGAGGAAAGCAACGAGGAGTTTGTGGAACGATACACCCAGTTGCCTGACTCTCTGCCAGACAGGGTGGTTGGGCTAGCGGAAGAAATCACCGGGTCGTTCAATTCCCGCTTTGATAAGGTTAACGCAGTGGAAAGGTATTTCCGAAACAACGACTTTGTCTATGAAACAACAGAAGTTGCTGTTCCGACAGGGGACGAGGATTATGTGGATCAATTCCTGTTTGAAACGATGCAGGGCTATTGCGATAACTTCTCGACTTCAATGGTTGCCCTTTTGCGTGCTGTTGACATACCGGCAAGATGGGTAAAGGGATACACGCAAGGTGAGTTTGTCGATGTGACGGATCGTTCAACACGCCTCTTTGAAGTAACAAACAATAACGCCCATTCTTGGGTGGAAGTTTATTATCCAGAAGTTGGTTGGGTGACATACGAACCAACAAGCGGTTTTTCTAATCCTTATAGCTTTGTGTATCAATCTGTAGAAGAAAATACAGGGGAAACAACGGAAGAAGACGATTCCATCGAACAACCGGAACAGCCGGAAACAGATGAAAGTAATATTCCTGAGCTGGATCCAGGAGAAGATGAAGAGTCTGCTGGAGCAACTGGTTCTAATGATGGAACGTGGAATTTTGCGGATATCTCTTGGAAGCCTGTAGCACTTTTCGTGGCGTCGTTAGTTGCTGCGGGTGCCTTGTTATTTTTCGGCCGCAATAAGTGGATTCCATACTTCTATATCCTGCGCTATAAAGGAAAAAGGGATGAAGGGACGTTCAACAAAGCATATCCAGCACTGTTGAGACAGTTGCACGCCGTCGGTCTCACCCGTAAAGATTGTCAGACGCTCCGGGAATATGCCAAGTATATCGACGATCATTTCAGTACAGGTGATATGCAGTCACTCACTGCTCGTTACGAACGTGTGCTATACCGTGGCGATTCGTCAGAGCAAGAATGGGAGAAATCGGTGGAATTATGGGAAAATTTAATTAAAAAGACATCATCTTGA
- the guaA gene encoding glutamine-hydrolyzing GMP synthase produces the protein MVVVLDFGSQYNQLITRRIREFGVYSELHPHTITAEEIKKMNPKGIILSGGPNSVYGENSFRCDEEIFELGIPVLGICYGMQLMTMHFGGIVEKASHREYGKALATVSNQSAVYQDIPEQQVVWMSHGDLVVKEPEDFAVDLTSPACPIAGISNEDKKMYGVQFHPEVRHSVYGNDLLRNFVYNVCGCTDSWTIENFLEIEMQKIRDVVGDKKVLCALSGGVDSSVVAVLIHKAIGDQLTCIFVDHGLLRKDEADAVMKTFSEGFNMNVIKVDAKDRFLNKLKGVSDPEQKRKIIGNEFIYVFDDEASKLEGIDYLAQGTLYTDIIESGTATAQTIKSHHNVGGLPEDMQFQLIEPLNTLFKDEVRALGTELGIPDEIVWRQPFPGPGLGIRVLGEISDEKLEIVRESDHILREEIKKAGLDRDIWQYFTVLPDIRSVGVMGDQRTYDYTIGIRAVTSIDGMTSDWARIPWDVLEVISTRIVNEVDHINRVVYDITSKPPATIEWE, from the coding sequence ATGGTCGTCGTCCTTGACTTCGGCAGTCAATATAACCAACTAATTACACGTCGTATCCGTGAGTTCGGTGTCTACAGCGAGCTACACCCACATACGATTACAGCAGAAGAAATCAAAAAAATGAATCCAAAGGGAATCATCCTTTCTGGCGGACCAAACAGTGTCTACGGAGAAAACTCCTTCCGTTGTGACGAAGAAATCTTTGAACTTGGCATCCCTGTTCTAGGAATTTGCTACGGCATGCAGCTGATGACGATGCACTTTGGCGGAATAGTAGAAAAAGCAAGTCACCGTGAATACGGAAAAGCACTTGCTACTGTTTCCAACCAATCTGCCGTCTATCAAGACATCCCAGAACAACAAGTCGTATGGATGAGCCATGGCGATTTAGTTGTGAAAGAGCCGGAAGACTTTGCAGTTGATTTGACAAGCCCTGCATGTCCAATCGCTGGAATCAGTAATGAAGACAAGAAAATGTACGGTGTTCAATTCCACCCAGAGGTACGTCACTCTGTGTATGGTAATGACCTGTTAAGAAACTTTGTTTATAACGTTTGTGGTTGCACAGACAGCTGGACGATCGAAAACTTCCTTGAAATCGAAATGCAAAAGATCCGTGACGTTGTCGGCGACAAGAAAGTACTTTGCGCACTAAGTGGCGGGGTAGACTCTTCGGTTGTTGCTGTGTTGATTCACAAAGCAATCGGTGACCAGTTAACATGTATTTTCGTTGATCACGGCTTGCTGCGTAAAGACGAAGCAGATGCTGTAATGAAAACATTCAGTGAAGGCTTCAACATGAATGTTATTAAAGTGGATGCAAAAGACCGTTTCCTTAACAAGCTAAAAGGTGTTTCTGACCCTGAGCAAAAACGTAAAATCATCGGTAACGAATTTATCTATGTGTTTGATGATGAAGCATCTAAATTAGAGGGCATCGACTATCTTGCACAAGGTACGCTTTACACAGATATCATCGAGAGCGGTACTGCAACTGCACAAACGATCAAATCCCACCACAATGTGGGCGGACTTCCTGAGGACATGCAGTTCCAATTGATCGAGCCATTGAATACATTGTTCAAAGACGAGGTTCGTGCATTAGGAACAGAACTAGGTATTCCGGACGAAATCGTTTGGCGCCAGCCGTTCCCAGGCCCAGGTCTTGGAATCCGTGTTCTTGGTGAAATCTCAGATGAGAAACTAGAAATTGTTCGCGAATCCGATCATATCCTTCGTGAAGAAATCAAAAAAGCTGGTCTTGACCGTGATATCTGGCAATACTTCACGGTACTTCCTGACATTCGCAGTGTAGGGGTAATGGGAGATCAACGTACGTATGATTACACCATTGGTATCCGTGCCGTGACATCCATTGATGGAATGACTTCTGACTGGGCGCGTATCCCTTGGGATGTACTAGAAGTAATCTCCACGCGTATCGTAAACGAAGTGGATCACATCAACCGCGTTGTGTATGACATTACATCTAAGCCACCGGCAACGATCGAGTGGGAATAG